One genomic region from Amycolatopsis sp. FBCC-B4732 encodes:
- a CDS encoding ATP-binding protein — protein MGSTERDLATDIARIVRATADEVAGGAGNELIDRVTGHLEAPLPEVVVVTRNWPMWEHANIQRGVDAYLAEHGTAVGWFGIAGGQRTHEDLIGMLATARSKGMYELGSVDYTTTATGPHDATEAVQLGLVGTSAPGGEPVLVAIRGATPQWGLEQCRLEVLSTSRATATEVRDRVERLMAEHDLLRGQVLAFGTSEHRANELLTFLPRPALTDEEVVLPEGVLDAIERHTVGIAEHGGRLPAAGQHLKRGLLLHGPPGTGKTHTVRYLMGRLPATTVIILTGTAMRFVGKAAELARRLQPSVVVLEDVDLIAQDRSYGPQVQPLLFTLLDAMGGDADVTFLLTTNRASELEKALADRPGRVDLAVEIPLPDAVGREALLRLYGRGLRLTADLAPIVEATEGVVGDEELTTALREMQDARSALTRSLLGSSAAQ, from the coding sequence ATGGGGAGCACCGAGCGGGACCTGGCCACCGACATCGCCCGGATCGTCCGCGCCACCGCCGACGAGGTGGCGGGCGGCGCGGGCAACGAGCTGATCGACCGCGTGACCGGCCACCTGGAGGCGCCGCTGCCGGAAGTGGTGGTCGTGACGCGCAACTGGCCGATGTGGGAGCACGCCAACATCCAGCGCGGCGTCGACGCCTACCTCGCCGAGCACGGCACGGCCGTCGGCTGGTTCGGCATCGCGGGCGGCCAGCGCACGCACGAGGACCTGATCGGGATGCTCGCCACCGCGCGCAGCAAAGGGATGTACGAGCTGGGCTCGGTGGACTACACCACCACGGCGACCGGCCCGCACGACGCGACCGAAGCCGTCCAGCTGGGGCTGGTCGGCACGAGCGCGCCGGGCGGCGAGCCGGTGCTGGTGGCCATCCGCGGCGCGACCCCGCAGTGGGGCCTCGAGCAGTGCCGGCTGGAGGTCCTCTCGACGTCACGGGCGACCGCCACCGAAGTGCGCGACCGCGTCGAGCGGCTGATGGCCGAGCACGACCTCCTGCGCGGGCAGGTGCTGGCCTTCGGCACCAGCGAGCACCGCGCCAACGAACTCCTCACGTTCCTCCCGCGGCCCGCCCTGACCGACGAGGAGGTCGTGCTGCCGGAGGGCGTGCTCGACGCGATCGAGCGCCACACGGTCGGCATCGCCGAACACGGCGGCCGGCTGCCGGCGGCGGGCCAGCACCTCAAGCGCGGCCTGCTGCTGCACGGCCCGCCCGGCACCGGCAAGACGCACACGGTCCGCTACCTGATGGGCCGCCTCCCGGCCACCACGGTGATCATCCTGACCGGTACGGCGATGCGCTTCGTCGGCAAGGCCGCCGAGCTGGCCCGCCGCCTGCAGCCGAGCGTGGTCGTGCTCGAGGACGTCGACCTGATCGCCCAGGACCGCAGCTACGGCCCGCAGGTGCAGCCGCTGCTGTTCACCCTGCTCGACGCGATGGGCGGCGACGCGGACGTGACGTTCCTGCTGACGACCAACCGGGCGAGCGAGCTGGAGAAAGCGCTTGCGGACCGCCCGGGCCGGGTCGACCTGGCGGTGGAGATCCCGCTGCCGGACGCGGTGGGCCGTGAAGCGCTGCTTCGCTTGTACGGCCGCGGTTTGCGGTTGACGGCGGATCTCGCGCCGATCGTCGAGGCGACGGAAGGGGTGGTCGGGGACGAGGAGCTGACGACGGCGTTGCGGGAGATGCAGGACGCGCGGAGTGCACTGACGCGGTCGTTGCTGGGCAGCTCAGCTGCGCAGTGA
- a CDS encoding M1 family metallopeptidase, with protein sequence MRRRLAALAVCAAVILAAACGGDAVPGVPQPPPMHPFPGAAGAGDPYYPDDGNGGYDALGYQVGVTYDPPSGHLDGDTTVTAKATQDLSRFDLDLRGLTVRSVEVDGQPARFSREKAHELVITPSSPVRAGATFRTRVTYGGEPAKTPHEGGSENGWQRSADGGAFMVGEPHSAAFWYPVNETPRDKATFTLTAHVPAGWTVISNGREGPPGTWTEPNPVASYLTTIAIGKFSVDKSTLPDGTPVVSAYAPGAEAHRAIGDRLPEVLGFLTAEFGPYPQSAAGGIFLNEDVHFSLETQTRPTYAKWADLPTLVHENAHEWFGDSVSLRDWSDICLNECFASYAQWLWAEREGQSLDDRYRAAIEITRGSTDFWSQKLVGMGQGHEFEGVYNKGILALHALRREIGDPAFGRLLKEWPARFRHANATWPDFEAMATKVSGKDLRQFFTAWFHGTTLPADADLFPGSLRS encoded by the coding sequence ATGCGCCGCCGACTCGCTGCCCTCGCCGTCTGCGCCGCGGTGATCCTCGCCGCGGCCTGCGGCGGTGACGCCGTCCCCGGCGTGCCCCAGCCGCCGCCGATGCACCCCTTCCCGGGTGCGGCCGGCGCCGGTGATCCGTATTACCCGGATGACGGCAACGGCGGCTACGACGCACTCGGCTACCAGGTGGGCGTCACGTACGACCCGCCGAGCGGCCACCTCGACGGCGACACGACGGTCACCGCGAAGGCCACCCAGGACCTCAGCCGCTTCGACCTCGACCTGCGCGGGCTGACCGTGCGGAGCGTCGAGGTCGACGGGCAGCCGGCCCGCTTCAGCCGGGAGAAGGCGCACGAGCTGGTGATCACGCCGTCGTCGCCGGTCCGCGCGGGCGCGACGTTCCGCACGCGGGTGACCTACGGCGGCGAGCCGGCGAAGACCCCGCACGAGGGCGGCAGCGAGAACGGCTGGCAGCGCTCGGCCGACGGCGGCGCGTTCATGGTCGGCGAGCCGCACTCGGCGGCGTTCTGGTACCCGGTCAACGAGACCCCGCGCGACAAGGCCACCTTCACGCTCACGGCGCACGTCCCGGCCGGCTGGACGGTGATTTCGAACGGCCGCGAGGGCCCGCCGGGCACCTGGACCGAGCCGAACCCGGTGGCGAGCTACCTGACGACGATCGCGATCGGCAAGTTCAGCGTCGACAAGTCGACCCTGCCCGACGGCACCCCGGTGGTGTCGGCGTACGCCCCGGGCGCCGAGGCCCACCGCGCGATCGGCGACCGCCTGCCCGAGGTGCTCGGTTTCCTGACCGCCGAGTTCGGCCCGTACCCGCAGTCGGCGGCGGGCGGCATCTTCCTGAACGAGGACGTCCACTTTTCGCTGGAGACGCAGACGCGGCCGACGTACGCGAAGTGGGCGGACCTGCCGACGCTGGTGCACGAGAACGCCCACGAGTGGTTCGGCGACTCGGTGTCGCTGCGCGATTGGTCCGACATCTGCCTGAACGAGTGCTTCGCGTCGTACGCGCAGTGGCTGTGGGCCGAGCGCGAGGGCCAGAGCCTGGACGACCGCTACCGCGCGGCGATCGAAATCACCCGCGGCAGCACGGACTTCTGGTCGCAGAAGCTGGTCGGGATGGGGCAGGGCCACGAGTTCGAGGGTGTCTACAACAAGGGAATCCTGGCGCTGCACGCGTTGCGCCGCGAAATCGGCGACCCGGCGTTCGGCCGGCTGCTGAAGGAGTGGCCCGCCCGCTTCCGCCACGCGAACGCGACGTGGCCGGACTTCGAGGCGATGGCGACGAAGGTGAGCGGCAAGGACCTGCGCCAGTTCTTCACGGCATGGTTCCACGGCACGACACTCCCCGCGGACGCCGACCTCTTCCCCGGCTCACTGCGCAGCTGA
- a CDS encoding alpha/beta fold hydrolase — translation MLCFGGTGVPIVLLHGLMGRARTWRRVAEWLRPYGAVYGLDARGHGSAPRVGPWTTERFTDDVAEALRTLDAGPAVLIGHSMGGLHAWTTAARYPELVRAVVSEDFAPDQRGRTVETWRGYFESWPVPFKSLGHVREFFGDAGEYFADCVEEREDGYHLVADLEDLYVIAAEWGRRDYWDVVDAIRCPLLLVEGEHTAMPPGQQAAVAARVPGAKHLVVPGSAHLPHDEAPETYRGAVEAFLSSVLAR, via the coding sequence GTGCTCTGTTTCGGCGGCACCGGCGTGCCGATCGTTCTGCTCCACGGATTGATGGGCCGCGCGCGAACGTGGCGGCGGGTCGCGGAGTGGCTTCGCCCCTACGGCGCGGTGTACGGCCTCGACGCGCGTGGCCACGGCAGCGCCCCGCGCGTCGGCCCGTGGACGACCGAGCGCTTCACCGACGACGTCGCCGAAGCGCTCCGGACCCTCGACGCGGGCCCGGCCGTGCTCATCGGGCATTCGATGGGCGGCCTGCACGCGTGGACGACCGCCGCGCGCTACCCGGAGCTGGTGCGCGCGGTCGTGTCCGAGGACTTCGCGCCGGACCAGCGCGGCCGGACCGTCGAGACCTGGCGCGGGTACTTCGAGAGCTGGCCCGTGCCGTTCAAGTCGCTCGGCCACGTCCGCGAGTTCTTCGGCGACGCGGGCGAGTACTTCGCCGACTGCGTCGAGGAGCGTGAAGACGGCTACCACCTGGTCGCCGACCTGGAGGACCTCTACGTCATCGCGGCCGAGTGGGGCCGCCGCGACTACTGGGACGTCGTCGACGCCATCCGCTGCCCGCTGCTGCTGGTCGAGGGCGAGCACACGGCGATGCCGCCCGGCCAGCAGGCCGCCGTCGCGGCGCGCGTGCCGGGCGCGAAGCACCTCGTCGTGCCCGGGTCCGCGCACCTACCGCACGACGAGGCCCCGGAGACCTACCGAGGCGCGGTCGAGGCCTTCCTGAGCAGCGTCCTCGCCCGCTGA
- a CDS encoding N-acetylmuramoyl-L-alanine amidase produces the protein MVTVDRRTLLKAGATATAAGALGMTTTGTAAAAVPTPTIHPTSEWGARPASGAIVVENHRPTYIVVHHTVDPGNNTDYSLAHALQISRDIQNFHMDTRGWIDTGQQFTNSRGGYVTEGRHRSLEILRGGTQHVQGANVGNHNSECIGIENEGLYSTVDVTTALWNSLVGLVAYIAHQYSITPEFIKGHRDFNSTECCGQVLYDRLPELRTAVGRVLGVSVARTEAEWPLLKPGATGKKVQLAQQFLRSSGFDVPTDGVFGKSTTDAVAALSARAGLEQDTCTAAKAADETGFLGADVWPLIVPSDRSTAAWRADLSRT, from the coding sequence ATGGTCACTGTTGACCGCCGGACCCTGCTCAAAGCGGGGGCGACCGCGACCGCGGCCGGCGCACTGGGGATGACGACCACCGGGACGGCCGCGGCGGCCGTGCCGACACCGACGATCCACCCGACGTCCGAGTGGGGCGCGCGGCCGGCGAGCGGCGCGATCGTGGTGGAGAACCACAGGCCGACGTACATCGTCGTGCACCACACGGTGGACCCGGGCAACAACACCGACTACTCGCTGGCGCACGCCCTCCAGATCTCGCGCGACATCCAGAACTTCCACATGGACACGCGCGGCTGGATCGACACCGGCCAGCAGTTCACGAACAGCCGCGGCGGCTACGTCACCGAGGGCCGCCACCGCAGCCTCGAAATCCTGCGCGGCGGCACCCAGCACGTCCAGGGCGCCAACGTCGGCAACCACAACAGCGAGTGCATCGGCATCGAAAACGAAGGCCTCTACAGCACGGTCGACGTCACGACGGCGCTGTGGAACTCGCTGGTCGGGCTGGTCGCCTACATCGCGCACCAGTACTCGATCACGCCCGAGTTCATCAAGGGCCACCGCGACTTCAACTCGACCGAGTGCTGCGGCCAGGTGCTCTACGACCGGCTGCCGGAGCTGCGGACCGCGGTCGGCCGCGTCCTCGGCGTCTCGGTCGCGCGCACCGAGGCGGAGTGGCCGCTGCTCAAGCCGGGCGCGACCGGCAAGAAGGTGCAGCTGGCGCAGCAGTTCCTGCGATCGTCGGGCTTCGACGTGCCGACCGACGGCGTCTTCGGGAAGTCCACCACGGACGCCGTGGCCGCGCTGTCCGCCCGGGCCGGCCTCGAGCAGGACACCTGCACCGCGGCGAAGGCGGCGGACGAAACCGGCTTCCTCGGCGCCGACGTCTGGCCGCTGATCGTCCCCTCCGACCGCTCGACCGCCGCTTGGCGGGCAGACCTGTCCCGCACCTGA
- a CDS encoding A/G-specific adenine glycosylase: MAVDADVLLDWFSAHGRDLPWREPDCSAWGVLVSEIMLQQTPVVRVQPIWHEWLARWPVPSALAASSQGEVVRAWGKLGYPRRALRLHEAAGVIARDHGDVVPSDVDTLLALPGIGAYTARAVAAFAYGRRAPVVDTNVRRVVARAVHGAGDAGPASNTRDMNDVEALLPAEDAPAAKFSAAIMELGALICTARSPKCADCPIYDECAWQLAGRPEYAGPAKPVQKFAGTDRQVRGRLLDVLRGSEGPVEKARLDLVWHDAGQRDRCLDSLLTDGLLEQTRDGLFALPGEH; encoded by the coding sequence GTGGCTGTGGACGCTGACGTACTGCTCGACTGGTTCTCCGCGCACGGCCGGGACCTGCCCTGGCGCGAGCCGGACTGCTCGGCCTGGGGTGTGCTGGTCAGCGAAATCATGCTGCAGCAGACCCCCGTCGTCCGGGTGCAGCCGATCTGGCACGAGTGGCTGGCGCGCTGGCCGGTGCCCTCGGCGCTGGCCGCGTCGTCGCAGGGCGAAGTCGTGCGGGCCTGGGGCAAGCTCGGCTACCCGCGCCGCGCGCTGCGGCTGCACGAAGCCGCCGGCGTGATCGCGCGCGACCACGGGGACGTCGTCCCGTCCGATGTGGACACCCTGCTCGCGCTGCCCGGGATCGGCGCCTACACCGCCCGGGCGGTCGCCGCGTTCGCCTACGGGCGGCGGGCGCCCGTCGTCGACACCAACGTGCGGCGGGTCGTCGCGCGGGCCGTGCACGGGGCCGGGGACGCCGGGCCCGCGTCGAACACCCGGGACATGAACGACGTCGAGGCGCTGCTGCCGGCCGAGGACGCGCCCGCCGCGAAGTTCTCCGCCGCGATCATGGAGCTCGGCGCGCTGATCTGCACCGCGCGCTCGCCGAAGTGCGCCGACTGCCCGATCTACGACGAATGCGCGTGGCAGCTGGCCGGGCGCCCGGAGTACGCCGGCCCGGCCAAGCCCGTGCAGAAGTTCGCCGGCACCGACCGGCAGGTCCGCGGGCGGCTGCTGGACGTCCTGCGCGGCAGCGAAGGACCGGTCGAGAAGGCGAGGCTGGACCTCGTCTGGCACGACGCCGGGCAGCGCGACCGCTGCCTGGATTCGCTGCTGACGGACGGTCTCCTCGAACAAACCCGCGACGGTCTCTTCGCACTACCGGGTGAACACTGA